One Cryptococcus neoformans var. neoformans B-3501A chromosome 10, whole genome shotgun sequence DNA window includes the following coding sequences:
- a CDS encoding hypothetical protein (Match to EST gb|CF191526.1|CF191526; HMMPfam hit to Acetyltransf_1, Acetyltransferase (GNAT) family, score: 75.1, E(): 1.8e-19), with the protein MISATHGIESLQNTRGASSTSHAPSLAPRDIEPPPPIPPRPGSPASANSVTKEPSQSRSVPSQPKGKEREVPELPTETIKDGKGEKLFYRTFRGEEKDLENIMKLVEEELSEPYNVYTYRYFLFDWPHLTFLVFPSPTSTRAIATIICKQDMHRGTNRGYIGMLSVAKDYRRRGIGRRLVEIAVEEMAKRGAKQVMLETEYDNETSLALYDKLGFLREKRLHRFYSNEKDAFRLILPIDTEDEHDEVLSQQLERTGPGLGHIDEEDEMSPYFT; encoded by the exons ATGATTTCAGCTACCCATGGGATAGAATCTCTCCAAAATACTCGAGGGGCATCTTCGACGTCTCATGCTCCATCACTGGCACCTCGGGATATAgaacctccacctcccatACCCCCTCGTCCTGGTAGCCCCGCTTCCGCCAACTCAGTAACCAAAGAGCCCAGTCAGTCTAGGTCCGTTCCATCCCAAccaaagggaaaagaacgCGAGGTACCTGAACTTCCTACCGAAACTATCAAAGATGGTAAGGGGGAAAAGCTGTTTTATAGAACATTtcgtggagaagagaaggatcTAGAGAACATAATGAAACTcgtagaggaagaattgTCCGAACC ATATAATG TCTATACCTATCGATATTTCTTGTTCGATTG GCCGCATCTAACATTTCTGgtcttcccttccccaaCCTCTACCAGAGCAATAGCGACCATAATATGTAAACAGGACATGCATCGAGGCACCAACAGGGGCTATATCGGCATGCTTAGCGTCGCAAAGGATTATAGAAGACGAGGTATAGGAAGGAGGCTTGTGGAAATAGCGGTAGAGGAAATGGCGAAGCGGGGGGCCAAGCAAGTCATGCTTGAAACAGAGTATGATAACGAGACGAGTTTAGCACTATATGACAAGCTGGGGTTCTTGAGAGAGAAGCGGTTACATCGGTTTTACTCTAATGAGAAAGATGC TTTTCGATTGATATTACCCATAGACACCGAGGATGAACACGACGAGGTACTTTCTCAACAATTAGAAAGAACAGGCCCAGGTCTGGGACATattgacgaagaagacgaaatGTCACCGTACTTCACATGA
- a CDS encoding hypothetical protein (HMMPfam hit to GSH_synth_ATP, Eukaryotic glutathione synthase, ATP binding domain, score: 376.1, E(): 4.3e-110; HMMPfam hit to GSH_synthase, Eukaryotic glutathione synthase, score: 146.1, E(): 7.9e-41) gives MSAATTLPQWPPALEDDQLQSLTLLASVWSLAHGFTLLPHAPAHPPTSTIPAPLSLLPTPFPRQLYDLAVSLQPVYNALYARIALDWEFLDRVMGGSVSKVDDFQGELWRGWKSVRDQLVQRKQLGLFRSDYLLHEQDGGLGIKQVEFNTIAASFGALSQRAGELHKYLAKASRNYYDISPQLSNPANYPANEPLKKLATGLAAGWKAFGDEQAVVLFVVQDGERNVFDQTWLEFELLETHGIHSVRRTFSELSTLSLPSSSDLILPPSSQSSEPLRVALIYYRSAYTPTDYPTEKEWTTRIVLEKSTAIKCPSMALQLAGAKKIQQVLTEDGVLEDFLLGPERPDVGFGKGAGSLTKKDVDDLRSTWIGLYPMDNSALGQEANKLARQEPERFVLKPQREGGGNNIYRESIPPFLESLAATPVMEGEPDKKEGYILMELIQPPEKLENWLVRGGEGKPRKGEVVSELGVYGVTLFGGEETLNERAGTLLRTKGRESDEGGVAIGISSIDSPLLVD, from the exons ATGTCCGCCGCCACCACTCTCCCGCAGTGGCCGCCCGCCCTCGAAGACGACCAGCTCCAGTCGCTCACACTCCTCGCATCCGTATGGTCCCTCGCACACGGCTTCACGCTCCTCCCCCACGCCCCTGCACACCCACccacatccaccatccCCGCCCCCCTCTCGCTCCTCCCGACCCCCTTTCCCCGCCAACTGTACGACCTCGCTGTGTCCCTTCAGCCAGTCTACAACGCCCTCTATGCCCGTATCGCCCTGGACTGGGAGTTTCTCGATCGGGTAATGGGCGGATCGGTCAGCAAGGTCGACGATTTCCAGGGCGAgctttggagaggatggaagagcgTGAGAGATCAGTTGGTGCAGAGGAAGCAGCTGGGACTGTTCAGGAGTGATTATCTCTTGCATGAGCAGGACGGAGGGCTGGGTATCAAGCAGGTTGAGTTCAATACTATCGCTGCCAGCTTTGGCGCTCTGAGCCAAAGAGCCGGTGAGCTGCACAA GTACCTCGCCAAGGCTAGTCGCAACTATTATGACATTTCTCCTCAGCTCTCCAACCCCGCCAACTATCCTGCCAACGAACCACTCAAAAAGTTGGCTACCGGTCTGGCTGCAGGATGGAAAGCCTTTGGCGATGAACAAGCTGTAGTGCTCTTCGTCGTTCAGGATGGAGAGCGGAACGTGTTTGACCAAACCTGGCTAGAGTTTGAGCTTTTGGAAAC CCATGGCATCCATTCTGTCCGTCGAACATTCTCTGAATTATccaccctctccctcccttcctcctccgatctcatccttcctccttcatcccaGTCTTCCGAACCCCTCCGCGTTGCTCTTATCTACTACCGCTCCGCCTACACCCCTACCGACTACCCCACCGAAAAAGAATGGACTACCCGCATCGTCCTCGAAAAGAGCACGGCCATCAAATGCCCCAGTATGGCTCTCCAACTGGCCGGCGCAAAAAAGATCCAACAAGTCCTCACCGAAGACGGTGTTCTCGAAGATTTCCTCTTGGGTCCCGAACGACCTGATGTCGGGTTCGGCAAGGGAGCGGGTAGtttgacaaagaaggatgtaGATGACCTCCGTTCTACGTGGATAGGTCTTTACCCGATGGACAACTCCGCTCTAGGGCAAGAGGCGAACAAGCTCGCACGCCAAGAACCTGAGCGGTTCGTCCTCAAACCCCAACGGGAAGGCGGTGGAAACAACATTTACCGCGAATCTATCCCGCCCTTCCTCGAGTCCCTCGCTGCCACCCCCGTTATGGAAGGCGAACcagacaagaaggaaggttATATTCTCATGGAGCTCATCCAGCCTCCTGAAAAGTTGGAGAACTGGCTCGTcagaggaggggaagggaaacCCAGAAAGGGAGAGGTGGTCAGTGAGTTGGGAGTGTATGGTGTAACGCTCtttggtggagaggagacGCTTAATGAGCGGGCGGGAACGTTGTTGAGGACcaagggaagggaaagtgatgaaggaggtgtGGCTATTGGTATTAGCTCCATTGACAGTCCTTTGCTTGTGGATTAG
- a CDS encoding hypothetical protein (HMMPfam hit to WW, WW domain, score: 47.1, E(): 5e-11), translated as MADEEVDWGFDEQEDEWRGAGPAENDNAARADDDVISLEGAEDAEAYSLIHPHPYPDARRAASPGRKSNANGRQPPTGPSSKNPPTGPRRGRVDTRARPDSAGNATIVPSGPRGDSRANIDDNKATNNVREDSPPLPPGWTAVMSKSHNRPFYYHKESNRTVWEKPTLPVEQLQETEPLTPASQSEPAPAEIQRKAEIKQTEKRVPSGPAAQTAAAVAADTSANEGNRNIASAYARRNAAPHAPAPSSGSIGPNPPQQQQQQQQQQRRIRARSPPPHMRSRLGPGHDDGNDPKRFKHEDGGRRTPPHAAPQGDYRRPAPMSYPSRGQVPQNVTPTGPAAGRYDGPRDRYDRSGPAPLLSRGPIGPPPDARGFDRRHPESRPPPRAAAPDIVKGANSAPITNNRWGQSTGPTTPSTSTPLHSSLPSAPIPAPIGGGGGGRRDVRDHESDYNPRPYPPPVTAPAPAPPAVSGAYDETPEAKRQRLREEARKAEEVLLKVKEEEARLEEEERRRAEREREEKEREERGRVERERERLRQLDFERDRDFRERDFRERDMRDRDFDRRGPPPPLPRGGERDRFDPIRRNEEDRRRPGDARMFPRDDRDGRERRRGPPGPGPDNLGPPSDYPEPLSRGGGGSVPMRDRLGPRDRDQRNMRDRDMDRGGPPIRRPLSPPPFRRSPQPLRGPPGRSPPPPFGGPGPFPPRDRDPRNRDYPLPPPGRGGDPGLAGPAPKDLLFRLGRRVDNQLAEPMSAGAKFDRDDRRDRDRRGPPPGQGRPLAERMSAGSTPNGGKGGGRRRGRGGGNVGAGGRSNGGNEGNGRGNGGSDGNDGGDEDGERR; from the exons ATGGCtgacgaagaagttgaCTGGGGATTCGACGAACAGGAAGACGAATGGCGAGGTGCAGGCCCAGCAGAGAACGACAACGCTGCACGAGCGGACGACGATGTCATCTCTCTCGAAGGCGCTGAAGATGCTGAAG CATACTCACTcatccatccccatccctaCCCAGACGCCAGACGTGCAGCTTCTCCTGGCAGAAAGTCCAACGCCAACGGCAGACAGCCGCCTACTGGCCCTTCATCAAAAAATCCTCCAACGGGACCTAGACGCGGCCGCGTAGACACTCGTGCTCGTCCCGACAGCGCGGGCAACGCTACCATAGTCCCCTCTGGACCCCGTGGTGACTCTAGAGCGAACATCGACGACAATAAGGCGA CAAATAATGTGCGAGAGgattctcctcctcttcccccagGATGGACGGCGGTGATGTCAAAATCACACAACCGCCCATTCTATTACCACAAAGAATCTAACCGTACCGTTTGGGAAAAGCCCACCTTGCCTGTTGAGCAGCTTCAGGAAACTGAGCCTCTTACACCCGCTAGCCAATCAGAGCCTGCCCCTGCCGAGATTCAACGCAAAGCTGAGATCAAACAGACTGAGAAACGTGTTCCTAGCGGTCCTGCAGCTCAGACTGCCGCTGCCGTAGCTGCTGATACTAGCGCCAACGAGGGTAACCGCAACATTGCTTCAGCGTATGCCCGCCGTAACGCTGCTCCTCATGCACCTGCTCCTAGCTCTGGTTCCATCGGGCCCAACCCGccccaacaacaacaacaacagcagcagcagcagcgtcGAATCCGCGCTCGgtctccgcctcctcaCATGCGAAGTCGACTTGGACCGGGTCATGACGACGGTAACGATCCAAAGAGGTTCAAGCATGAAGACGGTGGCAGAAGGACGCCGCCTCATGCAGCCCCGCAGGGTGATTACAGAC GTCCCGCTCCAATGAGCTACCCTTCTCGCGGACAAGTCCCTCAAAACGTAACTCCAACTGGTCCCGCCGCTGGACGATACGACGGTCCTCGTGATAGGTATGACCGATCCGGTCCGgcgcctcttctttcaagaGGCCCTATTGGACCTCCTCCCGACGCTAGAGGATTTGACCGTAGACATCCCGAA TCTCGACCTCCTCCACGTGCTGCCGCACCAGATATCGTCAAGGGCGCCAACTCTGCGCCTATCACCAACAACCGGTGGGGTCAGTCCACTGGCCCTACCaccccttccacctctACTCCCCTCCAttcatctctcccttctgCCCCCATCCCTGCTCCTATcggtggcggcggtggtggtcgTCGAGACGTGCGTGACCATGAGAGTGACTACAACCCTCGTCCTTACCCTCCCCCCGTTACTGCGCCTGCACCTGCACCTCCTGCCGTTTCAGGCGCATACGATGAAACTCCCGAGGCTAAGCGTCAAAGgttgagggaagaagcgCGCAAGGCAGAGGAAGTGTTGTTGAAGgtaaaggaagaagaggcgagattggaggaggaagagagaagacgagcGGAGAGGGAAcgggaggagaaggagcgtGAAGAGCGAGGTAGGGTCGAACGTGAGCGCGAGAGGTTGAGACAGCTTGATTTCGAGCGCGATCGTGATTTCCGCGAAAGAGATTTCCGCGAGCGCGACATGCGTGACCGAGACTTTGACCGTCGTGGACCTCcaccccctcttcctcgtgGTGGTGAGAGAGACCGATTCGACCCTATCCGAcgaaatgaagaagaccgTCGTCGCCCTGGAGACGCCCGTATGTTCCCCCGAGATGACCGCGATGGCCGTGAGCGTCGACGTGGTCCCCCCGGTCCCGGACCTGACAACTTGGGCCCGCCTTCCGACTATCCCGAACCTCTTAGtcgcggcggcggcggcagcgTGCCCATGCGAGATCGTCTTGGTCCCCGTGATCGAGACCAGCGAAACATGCGCGACCGCGACATGGATCGTGGTGGTCCTCCCATACGTCGACCCCTTTCTCCGCCACCATTCCGCCGATCCCCCCAACCTCTCCGAGGTCCTCCCGGTCGatcccctccacctccgtTCGGCGGCCCTGgcccctttcctcctcgtgACAGGGACCCTCGAAACAGAGAttaccctcttcctcctcctggaCGTGGTGGTGACCCTGGTTTGGCGGGGCCGGCCCCTAAGGATTTGTTGTTCAGGTTGGGCAGGAGAGTCGATAATCAGTTGGCGGAACCCATGTCTGCTGGTGCCAAATTT GACCGAGATGACAGACGCGACCGGGACAGGCGTGGCCCTCCTCCTGGACAGGGAAGGCCTTTGGCCGAGAGAATGTCGGCAGGGTCTACTCCTAATGGTGGAAAGGGtggcggaagaaggcgaggaaggggaggcGGCAATGTTGGTGCAGGCGGTCGCAGTAACGGCGGTAACGAAGGAAACGGTCGTGGTAACGGTGGCAGTGATGGAAATGAcggtggtgatgaggatggagaacGACGTTAA
- a CDS encoding hypothetical protein (HMMPfam hit to TPR, TPR Domain, score: 59.8, E(): 7.2e-15), which translates to MSADFAIDPALLDENVTGVSSPLQDLGTSDSDDLYGDSDNEYQDSQPDEVGEPDSDVVFGRLAGLASKTASGKGKINNAEFQRELELADEEELPQSRRSGKAPQKQPRRAHKPSHEVNYLLGQANGAYLVEDYDKAISSFLEVIRLDPYVPAAWVTLSSCYKELGDEEKARQMRFLGAHVDDEGDLWRELAQEFREIGHLEQSVYCIRKALKCEPDQIDLLWDLGAIYRIQGQKTRGCNVFRAMLQIEPELANNFEFISTFHPLLVSMNLRGLVAQTTRRGFDYQIATYPSPNQRPRVSDAPPPMTYENITTLIDDLLALEEYEDALVVVKQGQRWLQGRAEQKGWDTMDDDREYDPPGTIREEVESEGFEMDVGMRHRLALLRIKLDDAHEADIHIDHLLSLDVLTHYTYLQELGDALMTRDQWERALDCFGAVQECEELPDDPPLIYKIGVCQWKMGDLDEALEALQWVASEVPDNLEAKLRIANVLEDMGRKAEALDIFAVIRTRGERGTLSSTIQMQPGVRVSKRMLEEQLRSQMQNLWADVQEAERGTMEGEEGALERFVESAGLLIENYRMDRSNFTKNRGMVRVLKSKKYKKTDVDDQAAEMQDRLERTLGLEEVDDDNPYHVFRKTSFYGLSNEEWLTLVVKYCCVLMVRREEEVAMDILEHVVWSGLFHNRRCEIALRLTIIACAMRLKAYDKIVDSARKLALRSQFLPQPFLIMLAAISTGGSAARAVFTDTSLQNFINRDIRAYDEAVRNGDKGLHYLEGKGRWSANKGKTKGESKGGDGKKKGGKKSKGKKKADAQIDPDLDEEEEAEDRVYGVEGEIGWGYKPVLPKKFSPYLNVILGQEMLASKAFKGAIFYLTRAYELDPWNPFICLLIAQAYLGRAMTRQSDNKNYQIAQGMVFLSQYRKLSPASGPGMEEVEYNFGRAFHSIGVPHFAVKHYEKVLDSVQKRMDESMFPEEVRKSSLAWEAAHNLMLLYSMAENMALVKEKSKWLAI; encoded by the exons ATGAGTGCCGACTTCGCTATAGACCCAGCACTACTGGACGAAAATGTTACCGGAGTGTCTAGTCCTCTGCAAGACCTTGGTACATCTGACAGTGATGACCTGTATGGAGATTCAGACAACGAATATCAGGACTCACAACCGGATGAGGTTGGAGAACCGGACAGTGATGTTGTTTTTGG ACGACTGGCAGGATTAGCGTCAAAAACTGCGTCTGGCAAGGGGAAGATCAACAATGCAGAGTTTCAACGTGAATTAGAATTAgcagacgaagaagaacttCCGCAGTCTCGCCGTTCAGGCAAAGCACCACAGAAACAG CCTCGACGAGCACACAAACCCTCACATGAGGTGAACTATTTACTTGGTCAAGCAAACGGGGCTTATCTGGTTGAAGATTACGATAAAGCCATTTCAAGTTTCCTTGAAGTTATCCGACTCGATCCATATGTACCGGCGGCTTGGGTCACCCTTTCAAGCTGTTACAAAGAGCtcggtgatgaagagaaggccAGACAGATGAGATTTTTGGGTGCACATGTGGATGACGAGGGAGATctttggagagaactggcACAAGAATTCAG AGAGATTGGACATCTGGAGCAAAGTGTCTATTGCATAAGAAAGGCTCTCAAATGTGAGCCTGACCAGATTGATCTCTTATGGGATCTGGGAGCCATATATCGTATCCAAGGTCAAAAGACTCGT GGATGTAATGTTTTCCGTGCGATGCTACAAATCGAGCCCGAATTGGCGAATAACTTTGAGTTTATCTCCACTTTCCACCCACTCCTTGTCTCAATGAATCTGCGGGGACTAGTAGCGCAGACAACCAGGAGAGGTTTTGATTATCAAATAGCAACCTATCCCTCACCGAACCAACGCCCTCGAGTCTCCGATGCTCCACCCCCTATGACTTATGAGAACATAACCACCCTCATAGACGATCTTTTAGCCCTGGAAGAGTACGAAGATGCGCTAGTAGTCGTCAAGCAAGGTCAGAGATGGCTACAGGGAAGGGCAGAGCAGAAGGGTTGGGATACTATGGATGACGATAGAGAATATGATCCACCGGGGACGatcagagaagaagtggaaagCGAAGGATTCGAGATGGATGTGGGCATGAGGCATCGTCTGGCTCTCTTGCGTATAAAGTTGGACGACGCCCACGAGGCAGAC ATTCACATCGATCACCTGCTCAGCCTTGACGTGCTCACACATTACACGTATCTCCAGGAATTGGGAGACGCGCTCATGACTCGTGATCAATGGGAGAGAGCTTTGGATTGCTTTGGGGCTGTCCAGGAATGTGAAGAGTTGCCCGATGATCCACCACTGATATATAAAATCGGTGTCTGTCAGTGGAAGATGGGTGACTTGGACGAGGCTTTAGAGGCGTTGCAATGGG TGGCAAGTGAAGTGCCAGACAACTTGGAGGCGAAGCTGAGGATAGCAAACGTTTTGGAGGATATGGGTAGAAAGGCTGAAGCTTTGGACATT TTTGCAGTCATCCGTACTCGTGGTGAACGCGGCACACTCTCTTCCACGATTCAAATGCAGCCAGGCGTAAGAGTATCCAAACGGATGCTTGAAGAACAACTTCGTTCGCAGATGCAAAACCTTTGGGCCGATGTTCAAGAGGCAGAAAGAGGTACGatggagggagaagaaggggcgCTCGAGAGGTTTGTAGAGAGTGCGGGCCTGCTGATTGAAAACTATCGAATGGATAGATCGAATTTTACGAAAAATCGA GGCATGGTGAGAGTGCTTAAGAGCAAGAAGTACAAGAAGACGGATGTAGATGATCAAGCTGCAGAAATGCAAGATCGTTTGGAAAGAACCCTGGGAT TGGAAGAGGTCGACGATGATAATCCCTACCATGTTTTCCGCAAAACGTCTTTCTATGGCTTGTCCAATGAAGAGTGGTTGACCCTTGTCGTCAAATATTGCTGCGTTTTGATGGTtaggagagaagaggaagtagCCATGGATATCTTGGAGCACGTCGTCTGGTCGGGGTTATTCCATAATCGGCGTTGTGAGATTGCCTTGAGGCTGACTATCATTG CATGTGCAATGAGGCTGAAAGCCTACGACAAGATAGTTGATTCGGCCCGAAAACTCGCTCTTCGTTCCCAgttccttcctcaaccaTTTCTCATCATGCTTGCAGCCATTTCCACTGGAGGCTCTGCAGCCCGTGCAGTATTCACCGACACCTCTCTTCAAAATTTCATTAACCGAGACATCAGAGCGTACGACGAGGCAGTCAGGAATGGGGATAAGGGTCTGCATTATTTGGAGGGTAAAGGTAGATGGAGTGCCAATAAAGGGAAGACTAAGGGAGAGAGCAAGGGAGgcgatggaaagaaaaaaggcgGAAAGAAATccaaagggaagaagaaagccGATGCTCAAATTGACCCAGaccttgatgaggaagaagaggctgaagaTCGGGTCTATGGTGTAGAAGGGGAGATCGGATGGGGCTATAAACCAGTTTTACCCAAGAAATTCTCGCCATATCTAAATGTGATATTGGGGCAAGAGATGCTTGCTTCTAAAGCCTTCAAAGGGGCCATCT TCTATCTGACAAGAGCATACGAACTTGATCCATGGAATCCCTTCATCTGCCTTCTGATCGCACAAGCATACCTTGGACGAGCCATGACACGTCAGTCTGATAATAAGAACTATCAGATCGCTCAA GGGATGGTCTTCTTGTCTCAATATCGCAAACTTTCTCCTGCTTCAGGCCCcgggatggaagaagtggaatATAACTTTGGTCGTGCATTTCATTCTATCGGTGTACCCCATTTTGCAGTAAAGCATTACGAGAAGGTGTTGGATAGTgtgcagaagaggatggacgAGAGTATGTTTCCGGAG GAAGTCAGGAAATCATCGTTAGCTTGGGAGGCAGCTCACAATCTGATGTTGCTGTATTCAATGGCAGAGAACATGGCGCTAGTGAAAGAGAAATCAAAATGGCTGGCTATCTAG